In a genomic window of Paraburkholderia phenazinium:
- a CDS encoding MFS transporter codes for MPVAAAAPALPAAPPAPAAPTPPAFGLRLAIGLVGVLLASFTAGLNEHVTDVAMIDVRGALSIGHDEGTWLTALFEATNVTAMAFAPWCSVTFSLRRFTIGAVLAFALLGFLCPFATNVGTLAVLRALQGLAGGCLPPMLMTAALRYLPPNVRLYGLASYALTATFGPNLGTPLAALWTEYVGWHMVFWQVVPLGLMSSAAIAYGLPQDPLRLERFRTFNWVGLLTGFPAISMMVIGLNQGDRLDWFNSPLICLLLVGGGLLFCMFLLNEWSHPLPFFQLRLLARRNFTHSLITLAGVLVILLAVSVIPADYLTEVRGYRPLQIAPLALVVALPQLVALPLTAAILNIERVDCRWVLGIGLTLIALSCALGTFMTSDWVRENFYLLQALLTVGEPMAVIPLLLQTTTGLPPTEGPFASAMFNMVKGFAGAIGIGLVEGLGTAREHYHSTMLVDQLGGAPLIAGQAADHAGTFTQLASRIHEQAIVLMSADLYLVMAVFAAALVLLIPIVPVRVRPPRAPTQTTSR; via the coding sequence ATGCCGGTGGCTGCTGCCGCGCCTGCGCTACCCGCTGCGCCACCGGCCCCCGCTGCGCCCACGCCACCCGCTTTCGGACTACGGCTTGCGATCGGACTGGTGGGCGTACTGCTCGCTTCGTTTACCGCGGGGTTGAACGAACACGTCACCGACGTGGCAATGATCGACGTGCGTGGCGCGCTGTCGATTGGCCACGACGAGGGAACCTGGCTGACCGCGCTCTTTGAGGCCACCAACGTCACCGCCATGGCCTTCGCGCCCTGGTGCTCAGTGACCTTCTCGCTGCGACGTTTCACCATCGGCGCGGTCCTCGCTTTCGCATTGTTGGGCTTCCTTTGCCCGTTCGCCACCAATGTTGGAACGCTCGCGGTCCTGAGGGCGCTGCAGGGGCTTGCCGGTGGATGCCTGCCGCCCATGCTGATGACGGCGGCGCTTCGGTACCTGCCGCCCAACGTCAGACTTTATGGGCTTGCCAGCTATGCGCTCACCGCGACGTTCGGACCCAACCTGGGTACGCCGTTAGCCGCCTTGTGGACCGAATACGTCGGCTGGCACATGGTGTTCTGGCAGGTAGTGCCGCTGGGCCTCATGAGCAGCGCGGCGATCGCCTATGGTCTGCCGCAGGATCCGCTGAGGCTGGAACGCTTTCGCACATTCAACTGGGTCGGCTTGCTCACCGGTTTTCCTGCCATCTCGATGATGGTGATCGGGCTTAACCAGGGCGACCGGCTGGATTGGTTCAATTCGCCGCTGATCTGCCTGTTGCTCGTTGGAGGGGGGCTGCTGTTCTGTATGTTCCTGTTGAACGAGTGGTCGCACCCGCTGCCTTTTTTCCAGTTGCGGTTGTTGGCTCGACGCAATTTCACCCATTCGCTGATTACGCTTGCTGGCGTATTGGTGATCCTGTTGGCGGTGTCTGTCATTCCAGCCGACTATCTCACCGAGGTGCGTGGGTATCGGCCGCTGCAGATTGCACCACTGGCGCTGGTCGTCGCCCTGCCGCAGCTTGTCGCGCTACCGCTCACGGCGGCGATCCTCAACATCGAACGTGTTGATTGCCGCTGGGTGCTGGGGATTGGACTGACCCTGATCGCGCTCTCTTGTGCCCTCGGCACCTTCATGACGTCGGACTGGGTGCGCGAGAACTTCTACCTGCTCCAGGCGCTTCTAACGGTCGGCGAACCGATGGCCGTGATTCCGCTGCTACTGCAAACGACTACCGGACTGCCGCCAACCGAGGGCCCGTTTGCGTCGGCCATGTTCAACATGGTGAAGGGCTTTGCCGGGGCGATCGGCATCGGGCTGGTGGAAGGGCTTGGCACCGCGCGTGAACACTACCATTCCACGATGCTCGTCGACCAGTTGGGCGGCGCACCTTTGATCGCCGGACAGGCCGCCGATCACGCGGGGACGTTTACGCAACTGGCCAGCAGGATCCATGAGCAGGCGATCGTACTAATGTCGGCGGACCTCTATCTCGTCATGGCGGTCTTTGCCGCCGCCCTTGTGCTGCTCATTCCCATCGTGCCTGTGCGTGTCCGTCCGCCCCGCGCGCCCACCCAGACAACTTCTCGCTGA
- a CDS encoding AraC family transcriptional regulator has translation MREIFDSGDLLRNSYTFRTMEIFRTIEDCQQSPREIAALASDYLHGYYFPPHRHLRAQLIHALSGVMTVISEHGSWVVPAGRAVWMPTGSDHAVRFFGDVSMRTVFVAPDARPGLPDACEVIEVSPFLREAIVAATRVPLDYELGGRDHRVMELILDELEAAPRLQLHVPMPRDPRLMCLCEQLIASPSGPVILADLAAGINVSERTLARMFHRELGMSFGQWLRRMRLLLSLPCLAAGASVLQVAMEHGYDSPSAFTAMFRRTLGIAPTAYLSGRK, from the coding sequence ATGCGTGAAATTTTCGATTCCGGCGACCTGCTTAGGAACAGCTACACTTTTCGCACTATGGAAATCTTTCGAACCATTGAGGATTGCCAACAATCTCCCCGAGAAATTGCGGCCCTGGCAAGCGACTATCTGCACGGCTATTATTTTCCGCCGCACCGCCACCTACGTGCGCAACTGATTCATGCGCTGAGTGGTGTCATGACGGTCATAAGCGAGCACGGGAGTTGGGTCGTACCCGCGGGACGTGCCGTGTGGATGCCGACTGGATCGGACCATGCCGTGCGCTTTTTTGGCGACGTCAGCATGCGCACGGTTTTTGTCGCCCCTGATGCCCGTCCCGGTCTTCCAGATGCGTGCGAGGTCATCGAAGTGTCCCCGTTCCTACGCGAGGCAATCGTCGCCGCGACGCGCGTACCGCTGGACTACGAGCTTGGGGGTAGGGATCACCGGGTCATGGAGCTGATTCTCGATGAGCTCGAAGCAGCGCCGCGGCTGCAATTGCACGTGCCCATGCCTCGAGACCCGCGACTCATGTGCTTGTGCGAGCAACTGATCGCAAGCCCTTCCGGACCCGTGATACTCGCAGATCTGGCCGCCGGAATCAACGTCAGCGAGCGAACCCTCGCCCGAATGTTCCATCGCGAACTTGGGATGAGCTTCGGGCAGTGGCTGCGCCGCATGCGGCTGTTGCTAAGCCTGCCATGTCTCGCTGCGGGCGCCTCGGTGTTGCAGGTCGCGATGGAGCATGGCTATGACAGTCCGAGCGCCTTCACCGCGATGTTCCGGCGCACGCTCGGGATCGCACCAACCGCTTATTTGAGCGGGCGGAAATGA
- a CDS encoding zinc-dependent alcohol dehydrogenase family protein has product MPLSMQRWQLPAYGRTNLQLAEVAVPVPGPSQVLVKVQAIALNYRDLRITHDGMGMPLPLPFVPASDMSGEVVVVGPGVTSFAVGDAVINTFFSGWVDGVQPQTSVMFGAPGPGMLSEYVVLNEDSLVLAPRSLDPAQASTLTCAGLTAWFSLTESASTRPGDTVVVIGTGGVALFAVQIAAAQGARVIVISGDDDKLERVRHLGAAYGINRKRTPNWAATVREITGGRGADHVVELAGGDNFGQSMLSLTQAGRISVIGILQGDELRTSVFPLLQARATVQGIGVGPRRALEDLVRAVDWQELKPVIEKTYRFDQLPAALDHLERGSFGKLVVTGPGV; this is encoded by the coding sequence ATGCCGCTCTCGATGCAACGTTGGCAATTGCCTGCTTATGGTCGCACAAATCTGCAACTGGCCGAAGTCGCTGTACCGGTGCCCGGCCCTAGTCAGGTGCTGGTGAAGGTACAGGCAATCGCATTGAACTACCGTGATCTGCGGATCACCCACGATGGGATGGGCATGCCATTGCCGTTGCCCTTCGTGCCAGCTTCCGACATGAGCGGTGAGGTTGTCGTGGTGGGACCGGGCGTCACCAGCTTCGCGGTGGGCGACGCGGTGATCAACACTTTCTTCTCCGGCTGGGTCGATGGCGTCCAGCCACAAACCAGCGTGATGTTCGGCGCGCCAGGGCCAGGCATGTTGTCCGAGTATGTCGTGCTCAACGAGGACTCGCTTGTGCTTGCTCCGCGTTCGCTGGACCCGGCTCAGGCTAGCACATTAACCTGCGCCGGCCTGACCGCCTGGTTTTCGCTGACCGAGAGTGCATCGACTCGTCCAGGCGACACCGTGGTTGTGATCGGAACCGGTGGCGTCGCCCTGTTCGCAGTGCAGATTGCGGCAGCACAGGGGGCACGCGTCATCGTGATTTCCGGCGACGACGACAAGTTGGAACGCGTCAGGCATCTGGGCGCCGCCTATGGCATCAATCGCAAGCGGACGCCGAACTGGGCCGCGACGGTGCGTGAGATCACTGGAGGACGCGGGGCAGACCACGTTGTGGAGTTGGCCGGTGGAGATAACTTCGGCCAGTCGATGCTGTCATTGACACAAGCTGGCCGTATATCGGTTATCGGCATTCTGCAGGGAGACGAGCTGCGGACCTCCGTTTTCCCGCTGCTGCAGGCGCGCGCCACGGTGCAGGGCATTGGAGTCGGGCCGCGCCGTGCACTAGAAGACCTGGTGCGCGCGGTTGACTGGCAAGAACTGAAACCTGTGATCGAGAAAACGTATCGGTTCGACCAGCTCCCAGCCGCGCTGGACCACTTGGAGCGAGGCTCGTTCGGTAAGCTCGTAGTAACCGGCCCCGGGGTTTGA
- a CDS encoding LysR family transcriptional regulator: MEPVSHDRLAGISAFVAAVEAGSFAQAAARLRLTRSAVGKSIARLEARLGSRLFVRTTRSQSLTDDGQVFYERCARALEELNAAQHILEAGRDEPVGRIRVSAPVVFGRLHVTPVLLSLAKRYPRLQLEGIFTDRLVDFVDDGIDLAIRSGLLADSDAIVARRLGEQRMILCASPAYLESNGTPRDLADLTAHRGINYMRGGRIFPWPLTDATGRKVETEIAHRIGFDDIGAIAAAAVDGAGLAHVPYWLVNEHLQSGALVGVLGEASSVMVPLHAIWPRTRYLPYKLRVVIDTLLDAIPPSLQPANKLADPAYSP, from the coding sequence GTGGAACCTGTTTCACATGATCGGCTAGCCGGAATTAGCGCCTTCGTGGCTGCAGTAGAAGCGGGAAGCTTCGCGCAGGCAGCGGCACGATTAAGGCTGACCCGCTCTGCAGTAGGCAAATCAATCGCCCGACTTGAGGCACGGCTGGGGTCCCGACTCTTCGTGCGAACAACGCGCAGCCAGAGCCTGACTGACGACGGCCAGGTCTTCTACGAGCGTTGTGCCCGTGCGCTGGAGGAGCTGAACGCCGCGCAGCACATCCTCGAAGCAGGGCGCGACGAGCCGGTAGGTCGGATACGGGTAAGCGCGCCGGTAGTTTTCGGTCGTTTGCACGTGACGCCCGTTTTGCTAAGTCTGGCAAAGCGCTATCCGCGACTCCAGCTTGAAGGGATCTTCACTGATCGCCTGGTCGACTTCGTCGACGACGGCATCGATCTCGCAATACGCAGCGGTCTCCTCGCCGACAGCGATGCGATTGTGGCGCGCCGGCTCGGCGAGCAGCGCATGATACTTTGTGCGTCACCGGCCTATCTCGAGAGCAACGGAACGCCACGTGACCTTGCCGATCTCACCGCGCACCGAGGCATCAACTATATGCGTGGGGGTCGGATATTCCCATGGCCACTGACGGACGCCACTGGACGTAAGGTGGAAACGGAAATTGCACACAGGATTGGATTTGATGACATCGGGGCGATAGCTGCCGCTGCTGTCGATGGCGCTGGGCTTGCACACGTCCCGTATTGGCTGGTGAACGAACATTTGCAGTCGGGTGCGCTCGTCGGCGTCCTCGGTGAAGCCTCGTCGGTAATGGTCCCGTTGCACGCTATCTGGCCCCGGACGCGCTACCTGCCGTACAAGTTGCGTGTAGTGATAGACACACTGCTGGACGCCATTCCACCGTCCCTGCAGCCGGCAAACAAGCTTGCCGATCCGGCATACTCGCCTTGA
- the panB gene encoding 3-methyl-2-oxobutanoate hydroxymethyltransferase, with product MTGYLQESKSAVRKATTAPALMDMKLAGEKIAMLTCYDASFASMMDRCGIDMLLIGDSLGNVLQGQTTTLPVTLEDVAYHTACVSRGNRSALVAADMPFGTYGTPESAFEGAVRLMQAGAQMIKLEGGAWLVETVKFLTERSIPVCAHLGLTPQSVHRLGGFKVQAKKAEDVERLKADAVALQEAGASLMLIEAIPATVGKELTDLLQIPTIGIGAGPDCSGQVLVMHDMLGIFPGKTARFVRNFMDGMPSIEAAIGAYIKAVKSREFPAPEHCF from the coding sequence ATGACCGGCTATCTTCAAGAGAGCAAAAGCGCCGTGCGCAAGGCGACCACAGCACCAGCGCTGATGGACATGAAATTAGCCGGTGAGAAGATTGCGATGCTGACCTGCTATGACGCAAGCTTTGCTTCGATGATGGACCGCTGTGGAATCGATATGCTGCTGATTGGCGACTCCTTGGGCAACGTGTTGCAAGGCCAAACCACAACCTTGCCAGTTACCCTCGAAGATGTTGCGTATCACACGGCGTGTGTGTCCCGCGGAAATCGATCTGCGCTGGTAGCCGCTGATATGCCGTTCGGCACCTACGGGACGCCCGAGTCTGCGTTTGAAGGCGCTGTGAGATTGATGCAGGCGGGCGCACAAATGATCAAACTCGAAGGTGGTGCCTGGTTGGTCGAAACCGTGAAATTTTTAACGGAACGCAGCATACCCGTGTGTGCCCACCTTGGGTTGACACCGCAATCGGTTCACCGTCTTGGTGGGTTCAAGGTTCAGGCAAAGAAAGCTGAGGACGTCGAACGATTGAAAGCGGATGCAGTAGCACTCCAGGAGGCGGGCGCATCGTTGATGCTCATTGAAGCGATTCCGGCGACGGTGGGCAAAGAACTGACTGACCTGCTTCAAATACCGACCATCGGAATCGGCGCTGGTCCAGACTGTTCCGGTCAGGTCCTTGTAATGCACGACATGTTGGGAATATTTCCCGGCAAGACCGCTCGCTTCGTGCGTAACTTTATGGATGGAATGCCGAGTATCGAAGCTGCTATCGGCGCCTATATCAAGGCTGTCAAGTCGAGAGAATTCCCTGCGCCCGAACACTGCTTTTAG
- a CDS encoding SDR family oxidoreductase: MGNNQLSNVTLQKSRVVVAGGTSGIGFAVAEAAAQAGAEVIIASSNRERVAAAVDRLPQGARGESLDFTDEAQVSAFFTRVGAFDHLVYTAGEALLLQNLADVSIKAAQQAFEVRYWGALKAVKYGASLIRAGGSITLTSGVASSRPLPAWAIPSSILGAIESLTRTLAVELAPLRVNAVAPGVLRTALWDNMSEADRNGLYDHIAEKMPVRRVGEASDVARTYLYLIQQGFSTGQVIIVDGGHVLV; encoded by the coding sequence ATGGGAAACAATCAACTATCCAACGTCACCCTCCAGAAAAGCCGGGTCGTCGTAGCGGGCGGCACCTCGGGAATTGGCTTTGCTGTGGCCGAAGCTGCGGCGCAAGCCGGAGCCGAGGTCATCATCGCATCAAGCAACCGTGAACGCGTCGCAGCTGCAGTGGACCGACTGCCTCAAGGCGCTCGCGGAGAGTCGCTCGACTTTACCGACGAGGCACAGGTGAGCGCGTTTTTCACGCGCGTCGGCGCATTCGACCACCTTGTCTACACGGCCGGTGAAGCGCTGCTCCTGCAAAACCTTGCCGATGTCAGCATTAAGGCTGCGCAGCAGGCTTTCGAAGTGCGCTATTGGGGTGCGCTCAAGGCCGTTAAATACGGGGCTTCGCTGATTCGCGCGGGTGGCTCTATCACGCTCACAAGCGGAGTGGCGTCGTCGCGCCCGCTGCCTGCCTGGGCGATCCCGTCGAGCATTCTTGGCGCGATCGAGTCACTGACTCGCACCCTGGCGGTCGAGCTTGCGCCGCTGCGAGTCAACGCCGTAGCGCCCGGTGTCTTGCGCACGGCCTTGTGGGACAATATGAGTGAAGCTGATCGCAATGGTCTTTATGATCACATCGCCGAAAAGATGCCTGTGCGAAGGGTTGGAGAGGCAAGCGACGTTGCTCGAACGTATCTTTACCTGATACAACAGGGTTTTAGCACGGGCCAGGTCATTATTGTCGATGGTGGCCACGTGCTGGTCTAA
- a CDS encoding DUF4148 domain-containing protein: MKSLMQAIVVAGVFAIPVASFAQSNGPLTRAQVRAESVELEQTGWRPGQGRTTYPAEIQAAEAKVAEKHRSERIGGGDVSGSSESGPSAVSKSN, from the coding sequence GTGAAGTCCCTCATGCAAGCCATTGTCGTTGCCGGCGTATTCGCCATCCCGGTTGCCTCCTTTGCCCAATCAAATGGTCCGCTCACCCGGGCGCAGGTTCGCGCCGAGTCGGTTGAGCTCGAACAAACTGGTTGGCGCCCAGGCCAGGGTCGAACTACCTATCCGGCGGAAATTCAGGCTGCTGAAGCCAAGGTGGCTGAGAAACACCGTTCGGAACGGATCGGCGGCGGCGATGTGTCCGGTTCGTCGGAATCAGGGCCGTCAGCAGTGTCGAAGTCCAACTAG
- a CDS encoding helix-turn-helix domain-containing protein, which yields MMPETFAMHEGAFGRISLLPLRTGLVSHAHSEAHIVWWLGGADAEARIGTQVFRFSETHAVAVKPFEQHDGKLLSSSSPAVFLSVYINKEWLDKRAAITGRPFVFTSPRIAISPELRASLWKVLDLIMFHPELQEKIEVAAEELISGSIQTSLVAHSPGPLTAGVPLLSRKLRLAIVLMRERVDVRTTIDEIASEAGLSRARLFALFRDQLNTTPQVFWSAIRLEEAIRKLAIGDVPLINVADELGFSAASNFSRFFKEHTGVSPSDYRRAATAPRAGMACDAIGKLLYFANEKFA from the coding sequence ATGATGCCCGAGACATTTGCCATGCACGAAGGAGCGTTCGGTCGCATTTCGCTGCTGCCACTGCGCACGGGATTGGTTTCCCACGCGCACTCGGAAGCGCATATCGTCTGGTGGCTCGGCGGCGCCGACGCTGAGGCGAGGATAGGTACGCAGGTTTTCCGCTTTAGCGAAACGCATGCGGTTGCGGTTAAGCCATTCGAACAGCACGACGGGAAGCTTTTGTCGTCAAGTTCGCCAGCCGTTTTCCTTTCGGTGTATATCAATAAAGAGTGGTTGGACAAAAGGGCCGCGATAACAGGTAGGCCGTTCGTGTTTACCTCCCCTCGTATTGCCATCAGTCCCGAGTTGCGCGCCAGTCTCTGGAAGGTCTTGGACCTGATAATGTTCCATCCGGAGCTACAAGAGAAGATTGAGGTCGCAGCAGAGGAGCTCATTAGTGGTTCAATCCAGACATCGCTGGTTGCACACTCACCGGGTCCGTTGACTGCGGGCGTCCCGCTGCTCAGTCGCAAGTTGAGGTTGGCAATAGTGCTTATGCGCGAAAGAGTTGATGTGCGCACTACAATCGACGAGATTGCGAGCGAGGCAGGATTGTCGAGAGCACGACTGTTTGCGCTATTCCGCGACCAACTCAACACTACACCGCAGGTGTTCTGGAGCGCAATTCGCCTTGAAGAGGCGATTCGTAAGCTGGCGATCGGAGATGTACCCTTGATAAACGTCGCCGATGAACTGGGATTCTCTGCGGCTAGCAATTTTTCACGCTTTTTCAAGGAGCATACTGGCGTTTCGCCTTCTGACTACAGGCGCGCAGCGACAGCTCCGCGTGCTGGTATGGCGTGCGACGCCATTGGGAAATTGCTGTACTTTGCGAACGAAAAATTCGCATGA
- a CDS encoding fumarylacetoacetate hydrolase family protein, with amino-acid sequence MKIVNFTVDGQRRLGFLVDDKIVDPLATKIGARSENSALLADTSSFIRSGAAGREVANAIVGSGEGRHSLGDVRLTSPILPSTILCSGSNYRAHNAEKVGAPISGKEPEFFVMTSDCVVGPDEPIVYDPELTQKLDCETELAIVIGREGRHIPVEKALDYVFGYTVANDVTARDRQVRQSPEGFTWYEVGRGKAFDSSSPLGPSIVTADEIGDPQTLMLRTRINGELRQSSPTSDMIWTCADLIHFFSINFTLRPGMVILTGTPAGTAWSTDAELGGKWQGQEGLVAATRYCLPGDVIENEIDRIGVLRNEVVHI; translated from the coding sequence ATGAAGATCGTTAATTTCACAGTCGACGGCCAGCGTCGACTTGGTTTTCTGGTCGACGACAAGATTGTCGATCCGCTAGCGACCAAGATTGGAGCAAGATCGGAGAACAGCGCTCTGTTGGCTGATACCTCTAGCTTCATTCGTTCCGGCGCGGCTGGCCGGGAAGTGGCGAACGCAATTGTGGGTTCGGGCGAGGGCAGGCATTCGCTTGGTGACGTGCGATTGACCTCGCCGATTTTGCCTTCGACTATTCTCTGCAGTGGTAGCAACTATCGCGCGCACAACGCCGAAAAGGTGGGCGCTCCTATCAGCGGCAAAGAACCCGAGTTTTTTGTGATGACGTCGGACTGCGTGGTAGGACCGGATGAGCCGATCGTCTACGACCCCGAACTTACACAGAAGCTCGATTGCGAAACCGAACTGGCTATTGTCATCGGTCGGGAGGGTCGACACATTCCGGTTGAAAAGGCGCTTGATTACGTTTTCGGCTATACGGTCGCCAACGACGTCACCGCCCGGGATCGGCAGGTTCGCCAATCGCCTGAAGGTTTCACGTGGTACGAAGTAGGTCGTGGCAAAGCCTTCGACAGTAGTTCGCCGCTAGGACCGTCCATTGTCACTGCTGATGAGATCGGCGATCCGCAGACCCTGATGCTGCGTACCCGGATCAATGGAGAGTTGCGTCAATCAAGCCCGACTTCAGACATGATCTGGACGTGCGCAGACCTGATTCATTTCTTCTCGATCAACTTCACTCTGCGTCCCGGTATGGTCATCCTGACCGGAACGCCCGCAGGCACAGCCTGGTCAACCGACGCCGAACTCGGCGGAAAGTGGCAAGGTCAGGAGGGATTGGTTGCGGCGACACGCTATTGCTTGCCAGGCGATGTCATCGAAAATGAAATCGATCGTATCGGCGTTCTGAGGAATGAGGTCGTTCACATCTAA
- a CDS encoding HpcH/HpaI aldolase family protein, which yields MTADRPNGGDSASSVHRETNLRVRLRKREPFLALFSIIPAVELVEIAAQSGFDGIILDTEHGSFGTETLPALILAARAYGIFPIVRVRCNDASLIGAALDAGAAGVLVPQIGSMQEATQAVRAARFAPQGSRGANPWVRAGGYGCSPRWFETANDETAVLLMIEGAGGLAALDSIMGIADLDGIFLGPVDLSHALGVPGQINHETVRAAITTTINHALEASVAPGVFSPTATVAKTWLDCGARFVAIGVDTAHIGFALSNLVQDVRSTAQATGRIQN from the coding sequence GTGACAGCGGACCGTCCAAATGGCGGTGATTCCGCTTCTTCCGTGCACCGGGAGACAAATCTTCGTGTTCGCCTTCGCAAACGCGAGCCTTTTCTCGCGCTTTTCTCCATCATCCCGGCGGTCGAGCTCGTTGAAATCGCTGCTCAGTCCGGATTCGACGGCATCATTCTGGATACAGAACATGGCAGCTTTGGAACCGAAACGCTACCCGCTTTGATCCTCGCAGCACGGGCCTACGGCATTTTTCCTATTGTCCGCGTGCGATGCAATGATGCCTCTCTCATCGGTGCGGCGCTCGACGCAGGTGCGGCAGGCGTGCTGGTCCCCCAGATCGGGTCAATGCAAGAGGCAACACAAGCGGTACGAGCCGCCCGCTTCGCGCCGCAAGGTTCGCGTGGCGCCAATCCCTGGGTGCGAGCTGGCGGCTATGGTTGCTCTCCACGTTGGTTTGAGACGGCAAACGACGAAACCGCCGTTCTCCTGATGATTGAAGGCGCCGGGGGACTGGCAGCACTTGACAGCATCATGGGCATCGCCGATCTCGACGGCATCTTCCTGGGTCCGGTCGACCTGTCCCATGCACTGGGAGTGCCCGGACAAATCAATCATGAAACGGTGCGTGCAGCAATTACCACGACGATTAACCACGCCCTTGAGGCCAGCGTCGCGCCGGGGGTTTTCTCGCCCACGGCAACGGTGGCAAAAACCTGGCTCGATTGTGGCGCGAGGTTCGTAGCGATCGGCGTTGACACAGCACACATCGGTTTCGCCCTCAGCAACCTCGTTCAAGACGTTCGATCCACCGCTCAGGCTACCGGGCGCATCCAGAACTGA
- a CDS encoding acetaldehyde dehydrogenase (acetylating), producing the protein MTKTKVAIIGSGNIGSDLMIKVIRNSKYLEMGAMVGVDPNSDGLARASRLGVATTAEGIDGLLALDVFKDIDIVFDATSAGAHKHHNEVLQARGVQVIDLTPAAIGPYVIPAINLEEENATNMNMVTCGGQATIPIVAAVSRVAKVHYAEIVASIASKSAGPGTRANIDEFTETTRSAIEKLGGATRGKAIIVLNPAEPPLIMRDTVFVLSEMVDQQAIQESIEKMIAKVQSYVPGYRLKQQVQFDVIPADKPLNIPDVGLVHGLKTSVFLEVEGAAHYLPSYAGNLDIMTSAALACGDLVAQRRLASGITRGIKEAAQ; encoded by the coding sequence ATGACCAAGACGAAAGTAGCGATCATCGGGTCCGGCAACATCGGGTCCGATCTGATGATCAAGGTAATACGAAACAGTAAGTATCTGGAAATGGGTGCAATGGTTGGCGTCGATCCCAATTCAGACGGCCTCGCACGTGCATCTCGTCTGGGCGTGGCGACAACCGCCGAAGGTATTGACGGCTTGCTGGCCCTCGATGTATTCAAGGATATCGACATTGTCTTCGATGCGACTTCCGCCGGTGCACATAAACACCACAATGAAGTGCTACAGGCGCGCGGTGTGCAGGTGATTGACCTGACTCCCGCCGCTATCGGCCCATACGTCATTCCCGCCATCAATCTGGAAGAGGAAAACGCGACGAACATGAACATGGTGACATGCGGCGGGCAAGCCACCATTCCAATCGTTGCGGCTGTCTCACGCGTTGCAAAGGTTCACTACGCGGAAATCGTCGCGTCGATTGCGAGCAAGTCGGCGGGGCCGGGCACTCGTGCCAATATCGACGAATTCACTGAGACCACGCGCAGCGCGATCGAGAAGCTCGGCGGTGCAACGCGTGGGAAGGCGATCATCGTTCTCAATCCGGCCGAGCCGCCGCTCATCATGCGAGATACTGTGTTCGTCCTCTCCGAAATGGTCGATCAACAAGCCATCCAGGAGAGCATTGAGAAGATGATCGCAAAGGTGCAGAGCTACGTGCCAGGTTATCGACTTAAACAGCAGGTGCAGTTCGACGTGATTCCTGCTGATAAACCGTTGAACATTCCCGATGTCGGTCTGGTACACGGCCTGAAGACTTCGGTGTTTCTCGAAGTCGAAGGAGCAGCACATTATCTGCCTTCGTACGCCGGCAACCTCGACATCATGACCTCCGCCGCCCTCGCCTGCGGCGATCTGGTGGCACAACGTCGGCTGGCTTCAGGCATCACACGCGGCATCAAGGAGGCTGCACAATGA